Proteins encoded within one genomic window of Gigantopelta aegis isolate Gae_Host chromosome 2, Gae_host_genome, whole genome shotgun sequence:
- the LOC121377594 gene encoding gamma-aminobutyric acid receptor subunit rho-2-like isoform X1: protein MEDDEVRKTCVFRCRHNVSAESTEEKARVPTHGEKGDTRRTVWLRIVFLKIEEIDTVKEQFRSDLFLQAKWREPRLDGVCLKTVNVEEYWNPHLHIENGKNSPTQSVRASLEFDHCHNAFIVEKRRIHGDFAENLELEEFPFDVQSLSVLVSSEHPESQVELVEDPNEASSLNKDSFAQAQVWTLMDFVEVERKSIDNKFSLDSYKRAGIFFRCCAYRRSGFFLWNNFLFMALITAMSFTIFAVDRNDPGRRLQLTFILILTGMTFKYVVTKSLPKISYLTHLDKYIICSMVFLFVVCIWHGIVPLLGDDVSLSQQFDLWLLLIFVFIFVLTQITFLVMIIGRGHKKRKNGREKLAAYRNKLNAIKFQKDKKKRLGAVMKRKQSIVPY, encoded by the exons ATGGAGGACGATGAAGTCCGAAAGACGTGCGTGTTTCGATGTCGTCACAATGTGTCGGCTGAGTCGACGGAAGAGAAGGCTCGTGTACCCACACACGGAGAGAAAGGCGACACCAGAAGAACG GTTTGGCTGCGAATAGTATTTCTGAAAATTGAAGAGATCGACACGGTGAAGGAGCAGTTTCGTTCAGACCTCTTCCTGCAGGCCAAGTGGCGCGAACCCAGACTTGACGGTGTGTGTCTCAAG ACGGTTAACGTGGAGGAGTACTGGAATCCTCACCTTCACATTGAAAACGGCAAAAACAGCCCGACACAATCCGTCCGCGCTAGCCTGGAGTTCGATCACTGTCACAATGCCTTCATTGTGGAGAAGAGGAGAATTCACGGAGATTTCGCCGAAAATCTCGAACTCGAAGAATTCCCTTTTGATGTTCAG AGCCTGTCAGTACTGGTTAGCAGTGAACACCCAGAAAGCCAGGTGGAGCTTGTGGAAGACCCGAATGAAGCGAGCAGTCTGAACAAGGACAGCTTCGCCCAGGCACAGGTCTGGACACTGATGGATTTTGTGGAGGTGGAGCGAAAATCCATCGACAACAAGTTTTCCCTGGACAGCTACAAGCGCGCCGGCATTTTCTTCAGGTGTTGTGCGTACAGACGATCAGGATTCTTTCTCTGGAATAACTTCCTGTTTATG GCGCTGATCACCGCGATGTCGTTCACCATATTCGCCGTGGATCGCAACGACCCAGGCAGACGACTTCAACTGACCTTCATCCTCATTCTGACGGGCATGACCTTCAAATATGTCGTCACAAAGTCTCTACCCAAGATTTCATATTTAACTCATTTG GACAAGTATATCATCTGTTCCATGGTGTTTTTGTTCGTGGTCTGCATCTGGCACGGAATAGTGCCACTCCTCGGCGACGACGTCAGTCTGTCGCAACAATTCGACCTGTGGCTACTGCTCATCTTCGTCTTTATATTTGTACTAACGCAAATTACATTTTTGGTGATGATTATAGGACGG gGACACAAGAAAAGGAAAAATGGCAGAGAGAAGCTAGCAGCTTATAGA AATAAACTGAACGCCATCAAATTTCAGAAAGATAAGAAGAAGCGACTTGGTGCTGTTATGAAACGAAAACAATCAATTGTGCCATATTGA
- the LOC121377594 gene encoding uncharacterized protein LOC121377594 isoform X2, with protein sequence MEDDEVRKTCVFRCRHNVSAESTEEKARVPTHGEKGDTRRTVWLRIVFLKIEEIDTVKEQFRSDLFLQAKWREPRLDGVCLKSLSVLVSSEHPESQVELVEDPNEASSLNKDSFAQAQVWTLMDFVEVERKSIDNKFSLDSYKRAGIFFRCCAYRRSGFFLWNNFLFMALITAMSFTIFAVDRNDPGRRLQLTFILILTGMTFKYVVTKSLPKISYLTHLDKYIICSMVFLFVVCIWHGIVPLLGDDVSLSQQFDLWLLLIFVFIFVLTQITFLVMIIGRGHKKRKNGREKLAAYRNKLNAIKFQKDKKKRLGAVMKRKQSIVPY encoded by the exons ATGGAGGACGATGAAGTCCGAAAGACGTGCGTGTTTCGATGTCGTCACAATGTGTCGGCTGAGTCGACGGAAGAGAAGGCTCGTGTACCCACACACGGAGAGAAAGGCGACACCAGAAGAACG GTTTGGCTGCGAATAGTATTTCTGAAAATTGAAGAGATCGACACGGTGAAGGAGCAGTTTCGTTCAGACCTCTTCCTGCAGGCCAAGTGGCGCGAACCCAGACTTGACGGTGTGTGTCTCAAG AGCCTGTCAGTACTGGTTAGCAGTGAACACCCAGAAAGCCAGGTGGAGCTTGTGGAAGACCCGAATGAAGCGAGCAGTCTGAACAAGGACAGCTTCGCCCAGGCACAGGTCTGGACACTGATGGATTTTGTGGAGGTGGAGCGAAAATCCATCGACAACAAGTTTTCCCTGGACAGCTACAAGCGCGCCGGCATTTTCTTCAGGTGTTGTGCGTACAGACGATCAGGATTCTTTCTCTGGAATAACTTCCTGTTTATG GCGCTGATCACCGCGATGTCGTTCACCATATTCGCCGTGGATCGCAACGACCCAGGCAGACGACTTCAACTGACCTTCATCCTCATTCTGACGGGCATGACCTTCAAATATGTCGTCACAAAGTCTCTACCCAAGATTTCATATTTAACTCATTTG GACAAGTATATCATCTGTTCCATGGTGTTTTTGTTCGTGGTCTGCATCTGGCACGGAATAGTGCCACTCCTCGGCGACGACGTCAGTCTGTCGCAACAATTCGACCTGTGGCTACTGCTCATCTTCGTCTTTATATTTGTACTAACGCAAATTACATTTTTGGTGATGATTATAGGACGG gGACACAAGAAAAGGAAAAATGGCAGAGAGAAGCTAGCAGCTTATAGA AATAAACTGAACGCCATCAAATTTCAGAAAGATAAGAAGAAGCGACTTGGTGCTGTTATGAAACGAAAACAATCAATTGTGCCATATTGA